In one Vulgatibacter incomptus genomic region, the following are encoded:
- the lpxK gene encoding tetraacyldisaccharide 4'-kinase: MKIELLHQADEPLWQKLLLAPLSPPSKVFGAAAAARRGLYGRGLLKQARAPIPVISVGNLAVGGAGKTPVVIELTSRLQARGLKVAVLASGYGGQGRGARVVSRGEGILLDARDAGDEPVLVAKRCPGARVLVGPSRAELAEIAARHLRADVALLDDGFQHLGLARDLDIVVLDGASPFGNGRLLPRGPLREPPSSLARADLCWISKVDEGDPAAIERAAAEAERLTGEAPVRSRYRVSGVLSGDLSSSEPLSSLESRPVLLLAGVARPDSFRRTLTRLGCRVVGEALFSDHHPFTERELHGVLARARACGADVVCATEKDAMRIPAALRGHERIKVVRVETEVAAGADLLESALDAALVAAPVGSRIG, encoded by the coding sequence TTGAAGATCGAGCTCCTCCACCAGGCCGATGAGCCACTCTGGCAGAAGCTGCTCCTCGCGCCCCTGTCGCCGCCGTCGAAGGTCTTCGGCGCCGCGGCGGCGGCGCGGCGAGGGCTCTACGGCCGGGGGCTGCTCAAGCAGGCCCGGGCGCCGATCCCGGTGATCTCGGTGGGCAACCTCGCCGTCGGCGGGGCCGGCAAGACGCCGGTGGTGATCGAGCTCACCAGTCGCCTCCAGGCTCGTGGCCTGAAGGTCGCCGTCCTCGCGTCCGGCTACGGCGGGCAGGGCCGTGGCGCCCGCGTCGTCTCCCGGGGCGAGGGCATCCTCCTCGACGCGCGGGACGCCGGCGACGAGCCGGTTCTCGTCGCCAAGCGGTGCCCGGGCGCGAGGGTCCTGGTCGGGCCCAGCCGGGCGGAGCTCGCCGAGATCGCGGCGCGTCACCTGCGCGCCGACGTCGCCCTCCTGGACGACGGCTTCCAGCACCTCGGCCTCGCCCGGGACCTCGACATCGTCGTCCTCGACGGCGCGTCTCCCTTCGGCAACGGGAGGCTCCTCCCCCGAGGGCCTCTCCGGGAGCCGCCGTCCTCCCTGGCTCGCGCCGACCTCTGCTGGATCTCCAAGGTCGACGAGGGCGATCCCGCCGCGATCGAGCGGGCCGCCGCCGAGGCCGAGCGCCTCACGGGCGAGGCTCCCGTGCGGTCCCGCTACCGGGTCTCCGGCGTGCTCTCCGGCGATCTCAGTTCGAGCGAGCCGCTTTCCTCCCTCGAATCCCGGCCGGTCCTCCTCCTCGCCGGCGTAGCGCGGCCGGACTCCTTCCGCCGCACCTTGACCCGCCTCGGTTGCCGTGTGGTCGGCGAGGCGCTCTTCTCCGACCACCATCCCTTCACCGAGCGGGAGCTCCACGGCGTCCTCGCCCGTGCCCGGGCGTGCGGCGCGGACGTCGTCTGCGCCACCGAGAAGGACGCGATGCGGATCCCCGCGGCGCTCCGCGGACACGAGCGGATCAAGGTGGTCCGGGTCGAGACCGAGGTGGCCGCAGGCGCCGATCTCCTCGAGAGCGCCCTCGACGCCGCCCTCGTCGCCGCCCCGGTCGGGAGCCGCATTGGCTGA
- a CDS encoding lysophospholipid acyltransferase family protein, which yields MTALLVVLGLVVLLVAAILLSQGRVLSWAVARLPQRAALALGAGLGDLIRALGIRREVARANLARAFPEKDEASREAILRGFYRHLGTLIVEFLRAPMLPPEHADRLVEVEGYERFEDAFAEGKGAIIATAHFGNFELLGSFFARKGQPITAITKVLSRNFLNAFWLDQRRRGGLREVPDSGSIRDILGVLRRKEILAVMIDQNMIPRRAIFAPFFGTLAATSPGPAVFAERTGAPVFLVLMHRLPGGRHRVVVEGPIPFDRTGDRDADVLAFTARLNLALEAQVRAEPESWYWVHRRWKTRPLDEAASRADLPFDGAPNGAPNDAAPGAEGATGGAAPEADRSV from the coding sequence GTGACCGCGCTCCTCGTCGTCCTCGGCCTGGTCGTGCTGCTCGTGGCCGCGATCCTGCTCAGCCAGGGCCGCGTCCTCTCGTGGGCCGTGGCCCGCCTCCCGCAGCGCGCCGCGCTGGCGCTGGGCGCGGGCCTGGGCGATCTGATCCGCGCCCTCGGCATCCGCCGAGAGGTCGCGCGCGCCAACCTGGCCCGCGCCTTTCCCGAGAAGGACGAGGCCTCGCGTGAGGCGATCCTGCGCGGCTTCTACCGGCACCTCGGCACGCTGATCGTCGAGTTCCTCCGGGCCCCGATGCTCCCGCCCGAGCACGCCGACCGCCTCGTCGAGGTCGAGGGCTACGAGCGCTTCGAGGACGCCTTCGCCGAAGGGAAGGGCGCCATCATCGCCACGGCCCACTTCGGCAACTTCGAGCTCCTGGGCTCCTTCTTCGCCCGGAAGGGCCAGCCGATCACCGCCATCACGAAGGTGCTCTCGCGCAACTTCCTCAACGCCTTCTGGCTCGATCAGCGCCGGCGAGGCGGCCTCCGCGAGGTCCCCGACTCCGGCTCCATCCGGGACATCCTCGGCGTGCTGCGCCGCAAGGAGATCCTGGCGGTCATGATCGATCAGAACATGATCCCCCGCCGCGCCATCTTCGCGCCCTTCTTCGGGACCCTCGCGGCCACCTCTCCAGGGCCCGCGGTCTTCGCGGAGCGCACCGGAGCGCCGGTCTTCCTCGTGCTCATGCACCGGCTGCCCGGCGGGCGGCATCGGGTCGTGGTCGAGGGCCCCATCCCCTTCGACCGCACCGGCGATCGCGACGCGGACGTCCTCGCCTTCACCGCCCGCCTCAATCTGGCCCTCGAGGCCCAGGTGCGGGCGGAGCCGGAGAGCTGGTACTGGGTCCATCGGCGGTGGAAGACCCGGCCGTTGGACGAGGCTGCGTCTCGGGCCGATCTTCCGTTCGATGGGGCGCCGAATGGGGCGCCGAATGACGCCGCTCCCGGCGCCGAGGGTGCGACCGGAGGAGCGGCTCCCGAAGCCGATCGTTCCGTTTGA
- a CDS encoding bifunctional heptose 7-phosphate kinase/heptose 1-phosphate adenyltransferase: MRRPVEIEDPAAIVGRFAGKRVAVLGDVVVDEYLYGQTDRISREAPVLIVRHESTGRVLGGAANAAANLASLGARAVAIGAIGDDEAGRALGALCADAGIEARFVVVPGSHTETKTRILAGGINTTRQQMLRLDRGRTAPLSEEAVAALVSSLRSIAAEVDVLLVSDYGSGVLCPEVISEVCRLASQGVKVCVDSRYNLGAFTGVFLAKPNEPELAAATGLPVGTAEASLHAGKVLQRALGCEAVLVTRGRSGMTLLESGQAPDLIPVHGQEEAVDVTGAGDTVIATLSLAVAAGASLSSASRLANVAGGLVVRKPGTAVLTPDELLRELCA; the protein is encoded by the coding sequence ATGCGACGGCCGGTCGAAATCGAGGATCCGGCGGCGATCGTCGGGCGGTTCGCGGGCAAGCGCGTAGCCGTCCTCGGCGACGTCGTCGTGGACGAGTATCTCTACGGGCAGACCGACCGGATCTCCCGCGAGGCCCCCGTCCTCATCGTCCGCCACGAGTCCACCGGGCGCGTCCTGGGAGGCGCCGCCAACGCGGCCGCCAACCTCGCGAGCCTCGGCGCCCGCGCCGTCGCCATCGGCGCCATCGGCGACGACGAGGCGGGCAGGGCGCTCGGCGCCCTCTGCGCCGACGCCGGGATCGAGGCCCGCTTCGTGGTCGTCCCGGGCTCCCACACCGAGACCAAGACCCGCATCCTCGCCGGCGGGATCAACACCACCCGGCAGCAGATGCTCCGCCTCGATCGCGGCCGCACCGCGCCGCTGTCCGAAGAGGCGGTCGCGGCCCTCGTCTCGTCGCTGCGGAGCATCGCCGCCGAGGTCGACGTCCTCCTCGTGTCGGACTACGGCAGCGGCGTCCTCTGCCCCGAGGTGATCTCCGAGGTGTGCAGGCTCGCTTCGCAGGGCGTGAAGGTCTGTGTCGACAGTCGCTACAACCTGGGCGCGTTCACCGGCGTCTTCCTCGCCAAGCCCAACGAGCCCGAGCTCGCCGCCGCCACCGGGCTGCCCGTCGGAACCGCGGAGGCCAGCCTCCACGCCGGCAAGGTCCTCCAGCGCGCCCTGGGCTGCGAGGCCGTCCTCGTTACCCGTGGACGGAGCGGCATGACGCTGCTCGAGAGCGGCCAGGCCCCCGACCTCATCCCCGTCCATGGCCAGGAGGAGGCCGTCGACGTCACCGGCGCAGGCGACACCGTGATCGCCACGCTCTCCCTCGCCGTCGCTGCCGGGGCCAGCCTCTCCTCCGCCTCCCGGCTCGCCAACGTCGCCGGCGGCCTCGTGGTCCGCAAGCCTGGCACCGCCGTGCTCACCCCCGACGAGCTGCTCCGGGAGCTTTGCGCGTGA
- a CDS encoding adenylyltransferase/cytidyltransferase family protein, with protein MNLHREAGRRIALANGVFDLLHVGHVRYLQAARDMADVLVVAVNSDASTRANKGDGRPVIPESERAELVAALACVDHVLLFDDRTVVPVIRALRPDLQVKGTDYTPDSIPERAEVEAYGGRVAVAGDPKDHSTTDLIRRLDRG; from the coding sequence ATGAACCTCCATCGCGAGGCGGGCCGGCGGATCGCCCTCGCCAACGGCGTCTTCGATCTGCTCCACGTCGGTCACGTCCGCTACCTCCAGGCGGCCCGGGACATGGCCGACGTCCTGGTCGTGGCCGTGAACAGCGACGCGTCCACCCGGGCGAACAAGGGCGACGGAAGGCCCGTGATCCCGGAGTCCGAGCGCGCCGAGCTCGTCGCGGCCCTCGCCTGCGTCGACCACGTGCTCCTCTTCGACGACCGCACCGTCGTCCCCGTGATCCGGGCCCTGCGTCCGGATCTCCAGGTCAAGGGCACCGACTACACGCCCGACTCGATCCCCGAGCGGGCCGAGGTCGAGGCCTACGGCGGTCGCGTCGCCGTCGCGGGCGACCCCAAGGATCACTCCACCACCGATCTCATCCGCAGGCTGGATCGCGGCTGA
- a CDS encoding Trm112 family protein — protein MALNVSELEELLACPKCKGDLEIHESIDEIHCRACRLIFPIRDGLPVMLVDEAAPLPADRRS, from the coding sequence ATGGCACTCAACGTCTCCGAGCTCGAGGAGCTCCTCGCGTGCCCCAAGTGCAAGGGCGACCTCGAGATCCACGAGTCGATCGACGAGATCCACTGCCGCGCCTGCCGCCTGATCTTCCCGATCCGCGACGGCCTGCCCGTGATGCTCGTCGACGAAGCGGCGCCGCTCCCCGCAGACCGGCGCTCCTGA
- a CDS encoding YicC/YloC family endoribonuclease: MTGFGSGRAQVNAEEVSVEIRSVNGKFCEAKVRLPRELQSLEAEVVREVKARLARGTVDVSIRRGSGAGSNLALRVDEGLAERAAETLRALRDRLSLGGDVTLPEIVAIPGVISMQEPAPDLTAAGDALTAALDEALERLIAMREVEGRALREDLERRLGVVAERVASISEEAPTALRQGYERLRLRVEELAGGLALDPARLAQEVALLAERSDIAEELTRLDSHLVQFRSLLESDEPSGRRMDFLIQELNREANTIASKSNWAGAAAHVVELKAEIERIREQIQNVE, from the coding sequence ATGACGGGATTCGGCTCGGGAAGAGCCCAGGTGAACGCCGAGGAGGTCTCGGTCGAGATTCGCTCGGTCAACGGCAAGTTCTGCGAGGCGAAGGTCCGGCTTCCGCGGGAGCTCCAATCCCTCGAGGCCGAGGTGGTCCGGGAGGTGAAGGCGCGCCTCGCCCGGGGCACCGTCGACGTCTCCATCCGCCGCGGATCCGGCGCAGGATCCAACCTGGCGCTCCGGGTCGACGAAGGCCTGGCCGAGCGCGCCGCCGAGACCCTCCGCGCGCTGCGCGATCGCCTCTCGCTCGGTGGCGACGTCACCCTTCCGGAGATCGTCGCCATCCCCGGCGTGATCTCGATGCAGGAGCCGGCGCCGGATCTCACCGCCGCCGGTGATGCGCTCACCGCCGCGCTGGACGAGGCCCTCGAGCGCCTGATCGCCATGCGCGAGGTCGAAGGCCGGGCCCTGCGCGAGGATCTCGAGCGCAGGCTCGGCGTGGTCGCCGAGCGCGTCGCTTCGATCTCGGAGGAGGCCCCCACCGCGCTCCGCCAGGGCTACGAGAGGCTCCGGCTTCGGGTAGAGGAGCTCGCAGGGGGGCTCGCCCTCGACCCGGCGCGCCTCGCCCAGGAGGTGGCCCTCCTCGCCGAGCGCTCCGACATCGCCGAAGAGCTGACCCGCCTGGACAGCCACCTCGTTCAGTTCCGCAGCCTCCTCGAGTCGGACGAGCCGTCGGGGCGGCGCATGGACTTCCTGATCCAGGAGCTCAACCGCGAGGCCAACACCATCGCGTCCAAGTCCAACTGGGCGGGCGCTGCCGCACACGTGGTGGAGCTCAAGGCCGAGATCGAGCGGATCCGTGAGCAGATCCAGAACGTGGAGTAG
- the gmk gene encoding guanylate kinase: MPGSKGLMLVLSAPSGAGKTTLARRLLAEQTDGIFSVSVTTRPPRGREVDGVDYTFLDQEAFDRLRERGELLEWAQVHGATYGTPARFAREALEGGRLVVFDIDVQGGLQIKARHPEAATVLILPPSPNELERRLRSRGTEAEDVVRRRLFVARAEVAECVAAYDFAVTNDELERAQGDLLSIVRNLRGEGTADDASRARDLRIERGNGADAFASGHLSAWR; this comes from the coding sequence TTGCCGGGTTCGAAGGGATTGATGCTGGTGCTCTCCGCACCGTCCGGCGCCGGGAAGACGACGCTGGCGCGGCGGCTCCTCGCCGAACAGACCGACGGGATCTTCTCGGTCTCCGTCACCACCCGTCCCCCGCGAGGCCGCGAGGTCGACGGGGTCGACTACACCTTCCTCGACCAGGAGGCCTTCGATCGGCTCCGGGAGCGGGGCGAGCTCCTCGAGTGGGCCCAGGTCCACGGCGCCACGTATGGCACCCCGGCCCGCTTCGCCCGGGAGGCCCTCGAGGGCGGCCGTCTCGTGGTCTTCGACATCGACGTCCAGGGCGGCCTCCAGATCAAGGCCCGCCACCCGGAGGCCGCGACGGTGCTGATCCTCCCGCCGTCGCCAAACGAGCTCGAGCGCCGCCTCCGGTCTCGGGGCACCGAGGCGGAGGACGTCGTCCGCAGGCGGCTCTTCGTGGCCCGAGCGGAAGTCGCCGAATGTGTCGCCGCCTACGACTTCGCGGTGACCAACGACGAGCTCGAGCGGGCGCAAGGCGATCTGCTCTCGATCGTCCGCAACCTGAGAGGGGAGGGGACCGCGGACGATGCCAGCCGGGCCCGGGACCTCCGGATCGAGCGTGGAAACGGCGCCGACGCGTTCGCGAGCGGCCACCTCTCGGCCTGGCGCTGA
- a CDS encoding RlmE family RNA methyltransferase — MTKSYNPKDPFFKKAKQEGLRARSAFKIQEIADRLKLYRKGMAILDLGAAPGGWLQILARIVGPSGKVVGIDLQPIRGMGPNVKTAVLDIYAPDLDEKLRELHDGAFDAITSDMAPKTTGIKATDEARSIALAEHALALCSRLLRPGGSFVAKVFEGSGFEDYLREAKKQFDQVKLIRPEATRGRSFEIYVVGIGFRAAQAPQAPAEPANG, encoded by the coding sequence ATGACCAAGTCCTACAATCCGAAGGATCCCTTCTTCAAGAAGGCCAAGCAGGAGGGGCTGAGGGCCCGCTCTGCCTTCAAGATCCAGGAGATCGCCGACAGGCTGAAGCTCTACCGGAAGGGGATGGCGATCCTCGACCTCGGTGCGGCCCCCGGGGGATGGCTGCAGATCCTGGCTCGAATCGTCGGGCCCTCGGGCAAGGTGGTCGGCATCGACCTCCAGCCGATCCGGGGCATGGGGCCGAACGTCAAGACGGCGGTCCTCGACATCTACGCGCCGGATCTCGACGAGAAGCTGCGCGAGCTCCACGACGGGGCGTTCGACGCCATCACCTCCGACATGGCGCCGAAGACCACCGGGATCAAGGCGACCGACGAGGCGCGCTCGATCGCCCTCGCCGAGCACGCCCTCGCGCTCTGCTCGAGACTGCTGCGCCCCGGGGGCTCCTTCGTCGCCAAGGTCTTCGAGGGCAGCGGCTTCGAGGACTATCTCCGCGAGGCGAAGAAACAATTCGACCAGGTGAAGCTGATTCGCCCAGAGGCCACTCGGGGGCGCTCCTTCGAGATCTATGTGGTCGGCATCGGCTTCCGGGCGGCCCAGGCTCCCCAGGCTCCCGCCGAGCCGGCGAACGGCTGA
- a CDS encoding DUF6600 domain-containing protein produces the protein MRIVSGSNLLVLVAALAVGPKAMAHQPPPPSVDWDSESETDDLPSFAQDELDWAGSDDDDDQGETRVYRVHSYGQDIPSPEDVVAGRRAAMPAPSRPVPVAETAPPSAAPGFDDFREPLNSHGRWVQTPEYGLVFVPQRQVEVTGWRPYLYGQWAWTSYGWTWVSEEPFGWATYHYGRWDFRAGLGWYWVPGYTWGPAWVAWRFGDAAIGWAPLYPGYVTYSSSYPYYGDHWVFIGGSHFYGHPVHRHWHRDRGDYYYSHSQWARSWRAGGRGAVYAGPPRTYVQRNSRGRIYESRIVPSSAPGRGSFSGRSHSSGGELHVYRPAARPVGRVQPGQPPARRVGSGLDRPNLPRSTSERLHPQSGGRGSGANRPNPPRSSGERPRPPIGPRGSVGGSSLNNGPSRSGFGERSNFEARKDRAPNPPRPASRDSSTGRPTPPARVERPTSAPRGNAPPPRSFERPSGGGAPAPSARPQVAPNRFQAPSGGGSSGGSAMRSAPAPSKGPSRSVSAPSRSGNDRHSVQPSGGNHRGH, from the coding sequence ATGCGAATCGTCAGTGGATCCAACCTCCTCGTCCTCGTCGCCGCCCTGGCCGTCGGCCCGAAGGCCATGGCCCACCAGCCGCCTCCTCCTTCTGTCGATTGGGACAGCGAGTCGGAGACGGACGACCTCCCTTCGTTCGCTCAGGACGAGCTCGACTGGGCCGGGTCGGACGATGACGACGACCAGGGCGAGACCCGCGTGTACAGGGTCCACTCCTATGGTCAGGACATTCCCTCGCCGGAGGACGTCGTCGCCGGACGTCGGGCTGCGATGCCCGCGCCTTCGCGGCCTGTCCCCGTCGCAGAGACGGCTCCCCCGTCCGCGGCGCCCGGTTTCGACGACTTCCGGGAGCCTCTGAATTCCCATGGCCGCTGGGTCCAGACGCCGGAGTACGGGCTGGTCTTCGTACCCCAGCGCCAGGTCGAGGTCACCGGCTGGCGCCCGTACCTCTACGGCCAGTGGGCCTGGACCAGCTACGGCTGGACCTGGGTCTCCGAGGAGCCGTTCGGTTGGGCGACCTACCACTACGGACGCTGGGACTTCCGCGCGGGCCTGGGGTGGTACTGGGTGCCCGGGTACACCTGGGGTCCGGCGTGGGTCGCCTGGCGGTTCGGCGACGCCGCGATCGGTTGGGCCCCGCTCTATCCCGGCTACGTGACCTACTCGTCCTCGTACCCCTACTACGGGGACCACTGGGTGTTCATCGGTGGCTCCCACTTCTACGGTCACCCGGTGCACCGCCATTGGCATCGCGACCGAGGCGATTACTACTACTCGCACTCCCAGTGGGCCCGGAGCTGGCGTGCGGGCGGTCGAGGGGCGGTCTACGCCGGTCCTCCCCGCACCTACGTCCAGCGGAACTCGCGGGGCCGGATCTACGAGTCGCGCATCGTTCCGTCCTCGGCGCCAGGGCGGGGCTCCTTCTCGGGCCGGTCCCATTCCTCCGGAGGCGAGCTCCACGTCTACCGGCCGGCGGCGAGGCCCGTCGGCCGCGTGCAGCCCGGCCAGCCTCCCGCCCGTCGGGTCGGCTCGGGCCTCGATCGTCCGAACCTTCCGCGGTCGACGAGCGAGAGGCTCCACCCGCAGTCCGGCGGTCGAGGCTCGGGCGCCAATCGTCCGAATCCTCCCCGTTCGTCGGGAGAGAGGCCCCGCCCGCCGATCGGCCCTCGAGGCTCGGTCGGAGGATCCTCGCTGAACAATGGGCCCAGCCGGTCTGGCTTCGGCGAGCGCTCGAATTTCGAGGCACGTAAGGATCGGGCGCCGAATCCGCCGCGCCCCGCATCTCGGGACAGCTCCACCGGTCGCCCGACACCGCCGGCGAGGGTCGAGAGGCCCACGTCGGCTCCGCGCGGCAACGCCCCTCCGCCGCGCTCGTTCGAGCGGCCGTCCGGCGGTGGCGCTCCGGCGCCTTCGGCCCGCCCTCAGGTCGCGCCGAACCGTTTCCAGGCTCCTTCCGGTGGTGGATCTTCCGGTGGATCCGCGATGCGATCGGCTCCGGCTCCCTCGAAGGGACCATCGCGGTCGGTCTCGGCGCCTTCTCGGAGCGGCAATGATCGCCACAGCGTCCAGCCCTCGGGCGGGAACCACCGAGGCCACTAG
- a CDS encoding MFS transporter — MRLHLFYFLYYAAAGITTAYLPPYLRSIGLSGVELAVATSIQPLLMIVVPPVWGFAADRTRRTPQLLRIACSGAAIAFGLLHVVGRFAGVAGTIALYSLFATAIAALADSVAVPYARARGVDYAKIRVWGSIGFVVSSWTFSQWLSRGGGVSDAIVLASALMMAYAAASFRLVAEPGSVRGAPPDLREVRRLLQRPEVALFLGAAMFHWAALAPYHVFFAIHLGDLGADPSCIGLGFALAIAAEVAAMWHPLTSRLPAVPLLALAFGVGVARWTLTAFAPTGEMVAWLQLAHGVVYGVFFVASIGHLERLVPAHLLGTARALFSAVVFGIGGFFGNLLAGLLYDQGGGRLAFLAAAALDLVPLLLLVLAPRVARRTAPVATA; from the coding sequence ATGCGCCTACACCTTTTCTACTTTCTCTACTACGCCGCCGCCGGCATCACGACGGCCTACCTTCCGCCTTATCTGAGGTCGATCGGCCTGAGCGGCGTCGAGCTCGCCGTCGCGACCTCGATCCAGCCGCTGCTCATGATCGTGGTGCCGCCGGTGTGGGGCTTCGCAGCCGACCGTACCCGACGTACCCCGCAGCTGCTGCGGATCGCGTGCTCCGGCGCAGCGATCGCGTTCGGGCTTCTGCACGTCGTAGGGCGGTTCGCCGGCGTCGCGGGAACGATCGCGCTGTACTCGCTCTTTGCGACGGCCATCGCGGCTCTCGCAGACAGCGTCGCCGTGCCCTACGCCCGCGCGCGCGGCGTCGACTACGCGAAGATCCGGGTCTGGGGATCGATCGGCTTCGTCGTGTCGTCCTGGACCTTCAGCCAATGGCTGTCCCGGGGCGGAGGGGTCTCCGACGCCATCGTCCTCGCCTCGGCCCTGATGATGGCGTACGCGGCCGCGTCCTTCCGGCTGGTCGCCGAACCCGGGTCCGTCCGGGGCGCGCCGCCGGATCTCCGTGAGGTCCGCCGCCTGTTGCAGCGGCCGGAGGTCGCGCTCTTCCTCGGCGCAGCGATGTTCCACTGGGCGGCGCTCGCTCCCTACCACGTCTTCTTCGCCATCCACCTGGGCGATCTCGGCGCCGATCCGTCCTGCATCGGGCTGGGCTTTGCGCTGGCGATAGCGGCCGAAGTCGCGGCGATGTGGCACCCGCTCACGTCGCGGTTGCCGGCGGTGCCGCTCCTCGCCCTCGCGTTCGGGGTCGGCGTGGCCCGCTGGACGCTGACCGCCTTCGCGCCCACAGGAGAGATGGTCGCCTGGCTGCAGCTCGCACACGGCGTGGTCTACGGGGTGTTCTTCGTCGCCTCGATCGGACACCTCGAGCGGCTCGTGCCCGCGCACCTCCTCGGCACGGCGAGGGCGCTGTTCTCCGCGGTCGTCTTCGGGATCGGCGGCTTCTTCGGCAACCTGCTGGCAGGGCTCCTCTACGACCAGGGCGGTGGACGGCTCGCGTTTCTCGCCGCCGCGGCCCTCGATCTCGTCCCGCTCCTATTGCTGGTCCTCGCTCCCCGCGTCGCGCGCCGGACCGCGCCCGTCGCCACCGCCTGA
- the boxB gene encoding benzoyl-CoA 2,3-epoxidase subunit BoxB has translation MSNVALNEKIPNNVNLSSDKRLQRALEQWQPEFLSWWNDMGPEGFQTKDVYLRTAISVDPKGWAHFDYVKMPDYRWGIFLADPVPNRTIGFGDDFGKPAWQEVPGEHRNTLRRLIVTQGDTEPASVEQQRRLGQTCPSLYDLRNLFQVNVEEGRHLWAMVYLLHSYFGRDGREEAEELLHRRSGDSDKPRILGAFNEPCTDWLSFFMFTTFTDRDGKYQLLAFAESGFDPLSRTCRFMLTEEAHHMFVGETGIARVIARTVQLMKEGKDPRAEGAIDLEMIQRYLNFWYSVSLDLFGSEISTNAANFFGAGIKGRAKEESFEDHLAIDGTYAMDVYEDDKLVRKEIALRSAMNEVLRDAYVEDCQKALNRWNKHLAGMDFAFTLPSRRFHRAQGLFAGKNFSPDGREITEAEFQAHHDEWLPSDADRTYVKSLMVNPVITPGHFANWIAPPPRGINDQAIDFEYVRYNEG, from the coding sequence ATGAGCAACGTCGCGCTGAACGAAAAGATCCCGAACAACGTCAACCTGTCCTCCGACAAGAGGCTCCAGCGCGCCCTCGAGCAGTGGCAGCCGGAGTTCCTCTCGTGGTGGAACGACATGGGGCCGGAGGGCTTCCAGACCAAGGACGTCTACCTCCGCACGGCGATCTCGGTCGACCCCAAGGGCTGGGCCCACTTCGACTACGTGAAGATGCCGGATTACCGCTGGGGGATCTTCCTCGCGGATCCGGTGCCGAATCGGACCATCGGATTCGGCGACGACTTCGGCAAGCCGGCCTGGCAGGAGGTCCCCGGCGAGCATCGGAACACGCTGCGTCGCCTGATCGTCACCCAGGGTGATACCGAGCCGGCGTCCGTGGAGCAGCAGCGCCGCCTGGGCCAGACCTGCCCCTCCCTCTACGACCTGCGCAACCTCTTCCAGGTGAACGTGGAGGAGGGCCGCCACCTGTGGGCGATGGTCTACCTGCTCCACTCCTACTTCGGCCGCGACGGCCGCGAGGAGGCGGAGGAGCTGCTCCACCGTCGCTCGGGCGACTCCGACAAGCCCCGGATCCTGGGCGCGTTCAACGAGCCCTGCACCGACTGGCTGTCGTTCTTCATGTTCACGACCTTCACGGATCGGGACGGGAAGTATCAGCTCCTCGCGTTCGCCGAGTCGGGCTTCGATCCCCTCTCCCGCACCTGCCGCTTCATGCTCACCGAGGAGGCCCATCACATGTTCGTGGGCGAGACCGGGATCGCGCGCGTGATCGCGCGGACCGTTCAGCTTATGAAGGAGGGCAAGGATCCGCGGGCCGAGGGCGCGATCGATCTCGAGATGATCCAGCGCTACCTGAACTTCTGGTACTCGGTGTCCCTCGACCTCTTCGGCAGCGAGATCTCCACCAACGCGGCGAACTTCTTCGGCGCCGGCATCAAGGGCCGCGCGAAGGAGGAGAGCTTCGAGGATCATCTCGCGATCGACGGCACCTACGCGATGGACGTCTACGAGGACGACAAGCTCGTCCGCAAGGAGATCGCCCTCCGCTCCGCGATGAACGAGGTGCTCCGCGACGCCTATGTCGAGGACTGCCAGAAGGCGCTGAACCGCTGGAACAAGCACCTCGCCGGGATGGACTTCGCGTTCACCCTCCCCTCGCGCCGCTTCCACCGGGCCCAGGGCCTCTTCGCCGGCAAGAACTTCTCGCCGGACGGCCGGGAGATCACGGAGGCCGAGTTCCAGGCGCACCATGACGAGTGGCTGCCGTCCGACGCCGATCGGACCTACGTCAAGAGCCTCATGGTGAACCCCGTCATCACGCCGGGTCACTTCGCGAACTGGATCGCCCCGCCGCCCCGCGGCATCAACGACCAGGCGATCGACTTCGAGTACGTCCGCTACAACGAGGGCTGA